One Oscillospiraceae bacterium genomic region harbors:
- the uvrC gene encoding excinuclease ABC subunit UvrC codes for MTKAELYKKACMLPLLPGVYIIRDKTDTIIYIGKAKRLKIRVSQYFREGVPHDAKVTQMINHAFTFDVIVCQSEFEALVLEASQIKAHTPKYNILLKDDKGYSYVKITRGPWPRVSAVLQKDDDDADYIGPFTSSFAVREMVEMAQDCFLLPRCSKEFPRDFGKGRPCLNAHIGKCMAVCSGKITCEAYNDAVQGALRMVRYGKKDIVKQLREKMEAASDRLDFETAALLRDQIQAIERVAAGQKVVMDADTEMDIIALAGTTRAVCAAVLRYRDGRLTDKREFMFHDTTNIDAVREEFLPQYYLNGETVPKTIAVDALPPDAEALNEALAQARGTKVELYVPQRGDVAKLVTMAYTNAVERLGRESGRYTREQKLLEEAAQVLGLKAPPRVIESYDISNWGDGSSVCGMVVFMDGKPHRSGYRRFKMKTVAGTDDYASLAETLSRRAAEYEAARRGEKPDGPQNQFATLPDLLLIDGGKGQVGAVKQALRGTALEHVPTFGMVKDDHHRTRAIVDDEGGEIAINRNRNIFTFVTNIQDETHRYANDYRKRAMKKKSYAATLTAIPGVGEKTSAALLAHFKTVAAVKAASISDLEEVKGISHAKAEMLYNALRNGV; via the coding sequence ATGACAAAAGCTGAACTCTACAAAAAAGCCTGTATGCTGCCGCTGCTGCCCGGGGTGTATATCATCCGGGATAAAACCGATACCATCATCTACATCGGCAAGGCCAAGCGGCTCAAGATCCGCGTGTCGCAGTATTTCCGCGAGGGTGTGCCCCACGATGCCAAAGTCACCCAGATGATCAACCATGCTTTCACCTTTGATGTGATTGTCTGCCAGTCAGAGTTTGAGGCCCTCGTCCTCGAGGCCAGCCAGATCAAGGCCCACACGCCCAAGTACAACATCCTGCTCAAGGATGACAAAGGCTACAGCTATGTCAAGATCACCCGCGGCCCCTGGCCCCGTGTTTCGGCGGTTTTGCAGAAAGATGACGACGATGCCGACTACATCGGCCCGTTCACATCCTCCTTCGCCGTGCGGGAGATGGTGGAGATGGCGCAGGATTGCTTTTTGCTGCCCCGCTGCAGCAAGGAGTTCCCGCGTGACTTCGGCAAAGGCCGCCCCTGCTTAAATGCCCACATCGGCAAGTGCATGGCCGTTTGCAGCGGAAAGATTACTTGCGAGGCCTACAACGATGCCGTGCAGGGTGCGTTGCGAATGGTCCGCTACGGCAAAAAGGATATCGTCAAGCAGCTGCGGGAGAAGATGGAAGCCGCCTCCGATCGTTTGGACTTCGAGACCGCCGCCCTGCTGCGCGACCAGATCCAGGCCATTGAACGCGTGGCCGCCGGCCAGAAAGTCGTGATGGATGCTGACACCGAGATGGATATCATCGCCCTGGCGGGCACCACGCGGGCCGTCTGCGCCGCTGTGCTGCGCTACCGCGACGGCCGACTGACCGACAAGCGGGAGTTCATGTTCCACGACACCACCAACATTGATGCCGTGCGGGAGGAATTCCTGCCCCAGTATTATCTGAACGGCGAGACTGTCCCTAAAACGATTGCTGTCGACGCTCTGCCGCCGGATGCCGAGGCGCTGAACGAAGCGCTGGCCCAGGCCCGCGGCACCAAGGTGGAGCTGTACGTGCCCCAGCGCGGCGATGTAGCCAAACTGGTGACAATGGCCTACACGAACGCGGTAGAGCGCCTGGGCCGCGAGAGCGGCCGCTACACCCGCGAGCAAAAGCTGCTGGAAGAAGCCGCCCAGGTGCTGGGCCTGAAAGCCCCGCCGCGGGTCATCGAAAGCTACGATATTTCCAACTGGGGCGATGGCTCCAGCGTCTGCGGCATGGTCGTATTTATGGACGGCAAGCCCCACCGCTCCGGCTACCGCCGCTTTAAGATGAAGACCGTTGCAGGCACCGACGACTACGCATCGCTGGCCGAGACGCTTTCCCGCCGCGCCGCCGAATACGAAGCGGCCCGCCGCGGCGAAAAGCCGGACGGCCCCCAAAATCAGTTTGCCACCCTGCCGGACTTGCTGCTGATCGATGGCGGTAAGGGACAGGTGGGCGCGGTCAAACAGGCTTTGCGCGGCACCGCGCTGGAGCATGTGCCCACCTTTGGCATGGTCAAGGACGACCACCACCGCACCCGTGCCATCGTGGACGACGAGGGCGGCGAAATTGCCATCAACCGCAACCGCAACATCTTTACCTTCGTCACCAACATTCAGGACGAGACCCACCGCTACGCTAACGACTACCGTAAGCGCGCGATGAAGAAAAAGTCCTACGCTGCCACCCTCACGGCCATTCCCGGCGTGGGCGAAAAGACCAGCGCCGCGCTGCTGGCCCACTTCAAGACCGTGGCCGCCGTCAAGGCCGCCAGCATCTCCGATTTGGAGGAAGTCAAGGGCATCAGCCACGCCAAGGCGGAAATGCTGTACAACGCCCTGCGTAATGGTGTATAA
- a CDS encoding response regulator encodes MAEKNLYTVIVADDEDELREAVCTMIPWEALGFHLVGSASNGLDALELVEQLEPDLLLTDIRMPFITGIELARQVREIRPAMHIAFLSGYDDFEYAKQAIQYNIISYMLKPLTMDGLAAELKSIHERIDHQYASLRRSGIVQEDRSSFLIPLVLEHCDNTSDAVEAALRTSAAACGLLRGTDDRSQLVVLTAQPDDNSENAAGFVRMVDQLANKYLRHYAFFCNDHVVAVLFGNPSDFDEYLHILADEICQLTERALGSIASSVSAAPLPASAS; translated from the coding sequence ATGGCAGAAAAGAACCTCTACACCGTTATCGTAGCCGATGACGAGGACGAGCTGCGGGAAGCCGTCTGCACAATGATCCCCTGGGAAGCCCTCGGTTTCCACCTGGTGGGCAGTGCCAGCAACGGCCTGGACGCCCTCGAACTTGTCGAACAGCTGGAACCCGACCTGCTGCTCACCGACATCCGCATGCCCTTCATCACCGGCATTGAGCTGGCCCGCCAGGTCCGCGAGATCCGCCCCGCCATGCACATTGCCTTTTTAAGCGGCTACGATGATTTCGAGTACGCCAAGCAGGCCATCCAGTACAACATCATCAGCTACATGCTCAAACCTCTCACCATGGACGGCCTGGCCGCCGAGCTGAAATCCATCCATGAGCGCATCGACCACCAGTATGCTAGCCTGCGCCGCAGCGGCATCGTGCAGGAGGACCGCTCGTCCTTCCTGATCCCGCTGGTGCTGGAACACTGCGATAATACCTCCGACGCCGTCGAAGCCGCCCTGCGCACCTCGGCTGCCGCCTGCGGCCTGCTGCGCGGCACCGATGACCGCAGCCAGCTGGTGGTGTTGACCGCCCAACCTGACGACAATAGCGAGAACGCTGCCGGTTTCGTCCGGATGGTGGACCAGCTGGCCAACAAATATCTGCGCCACTATGCGTTTTTCTGCAACGACCATGTGGTGGCTGTGCTGTTCGGAAACCCTTCGGATTTCGACGAGTACCTGCACATTCTGGCCGACGAGATCTGCCAGCTGACCGAGCGTGCCCTGGGCAGCATTGCGTCGTCGGTGTCAGCCGCGCCGCTGCCCGCTTCTGCGAGCTGA
- a CDS encoding helix-turn-helix domain-containing protein, with protein MEALAAAKETEGGVSFTPDVRKGGSLCERALEIIEQHYSDEDLSLASLSAMLDVSPNHLSACIKKTAGETFINILVRRRMETAQQLLLTTDLQIQEIARRCGYSDQHYFSYCFKKYSGTSPGALRRSHTAGAQA; from the coding sequence ATGGAGGCCCTGGCCGCCGCAAAAGAGACCGAGGGCGGCGTCAGTTTCACCCCCGATGTGCGCAAGGGCGGCAGCCTGTGTGAGCGCGCACTGGAGATCATCGAGCAGCATTACTCTGACGAGGACCTCTCGCTGGCATCCTTAAGCGCCATGCTGGACGTCAGCCCCAACCACCTGAGCGCCTGCATCAAGAAAACGGCAGGGGAGACCTTCATCAACATTCTGGTGCGCCGCCGCATGGAGACCGCCCAGCAATTGCTGCTGACCACCGACCTGCAGATTCAGGAGATCGCCCGCCGCTGCGGCTACAGCGACCAGCACTATTTCAGTTATTGCTTTAAAAAGTACAGCGGCACCTCGCCGGGTGCCCTGCGCCGCAGCCATACCGCAGGAGCCCAGGCATGA
- a CDS encoding sensor histidine kinase — translation MKPRHAPRTAPLIASLVVAIAAVTLILSTATFLRSYRQAIVEGARTSSSQAVSQVVGSVGNYVDNIDEIMDLVMDSMNQSPEERNALLDALQTTRSEVIAITTYDADGVLQDCWAKDHTPRQNILRNSSFDLVTAKRRGRGYVSIPHVETIFEGYYPWVVSVVHRMPENSPRQWISMDIRFSALAATINNVGIGQHGYCYLMDERGNMVYHPQQQLLYAGLKKEEAGRLACLGDGTYVEDTVIYTTQKVPNSTWRVVGVSYIDETVNESFWQMTRVVLLASALILVAAFVVAYVLSRSLSRPLQQLENAMEAFEQNADGFVFNAITGTREVEELSDSFHHMVGRIQRLMTAVREEEVALRKTELKALQAQINPHFLYNTLDSIAWMCERGKNADAVQMVHALARLFRISISRGHELIPIEKELQHAEAYLQIQKYRYKNQFTYHFTVDESCTQYLCNKITLQPIIENAIVHGLDLMVEDGHIEISVCPDGGDVLLKVSDDGIGMAPEQVAALLQNEPSDRTGIGIKNVNDRLRIYFGPGYGLSIDSVPDEGTTVTIRMPQVPADREGDYDKTR, via the coding sequence ATGAAGCCCCGCCACGCACCGCGCACCGCCCCGCTGATAGCCTCCCTGGTGGTGGCCATCGCAGCAGTTACGCTGATTTTATCTACCGCCACATTTTTGCGCAGCTACCGTCAGGCTATCGTGGAGGGGGCCCGCACCAGCAGTTCTCAGGCGGTCAGCCAGGTGGTGGGGTCTGTCGGCAATTATGTCGATAATATCGATGAGATCATGGATCTTGTCATGGACTCCATGAACCAATCGCCGGAGGAGCGCAATGCTTTGCTGGATGCACTGCAGACCACCCGCAGCGAGGTGATTGCTATAACCACCTATGATGCCGACGGCGTTTTGCAGGACTGCTGGGCCAAGGACCACACCCCACGCCAGAACATCCTGCGCAACAGTTCCTTCGACCTGGTTACGGCTAAGCGCCGCGGCCGCGGTTACGTCAGCATCCCCCATGTCGAGACTATTTTCGAGGGCTACTACCCCTGGGTCGTCAGCGTCGTGCACCGCATGCCGGAGAATTCGCCACGGCAATGGATTTCGATGGACATCCGCTTCTCGGCCCTGGCCGCCACCATCAATAACGTGGGCATCGGCCAGCACGGCTACTGCTATTTGATGGACGAACGCGGCAACATGGTCTACCACCCCCAGCAACAGCTGCTCTACGCAGGGCTGAAAAAGGAGGAGGCCGGACGGCTGGCATGTCTGGGTGACGGCACCTATGTGGAGGATACCGTCATCTACACCACGCAGAAAGTCCCCAACAGCACATGGCGCGTGGTCGGTGTCAGCTACATTGACGAGACCGTCAACGAAAGCTTCTGGCAGATGACCCGTGTCGTCCTCCTCGCCTCCGCGCTGATTTTGGTGGCCGCCTTCGTGGTCGCCTATGTGCTGTCCCGCAGCCTCAGCCGCCCCCTGCAGCAACTGGAAAATGCCATGGAAGCCTTCGAGCAGAACGCCGACGGCTTTGTGTTCAATGCTATCACCGGCACCCGCGAGGTCGAGGAGCTGTCCGATTCGTTCCACCACATGGTGGGCCGCATCCAGCGGTTGATGACCGCCGTGCGCGAGGAGGAAGTCGCCCTGCGCAAAACCGAGCTGAAAGCCCTGCAGGCGCAGATCAACCCGCATTTTCTCTACAACACGCTGGACTCCATCGCCTGGATGTGTGAGCGCGGCAAAAACGCTGACGCCGTCCAGATGGTGCATGCTCTGGCGCGGCTGTTCCGCATCAGCATCAGCCGCGGACACGAGCTGATCCCAATTGAGAAAGAGTTGCAGCACGCCGAGGCCTACCTGCAAATTCAAAAATACCGCTACAAAAACCAGTTTACCTACCATTTCACAGTGGATGAAAGCTGCACGCAGTACCTCTGCAACAAGATCACCCTGCAGCCCATCATCGAAAACGCCATCGTTCATGGTCTGGACCTGATGGTCGAGGACGGCCACATTGAGATCTCCGTCTGCCCTGACGGCGGCGATGTGCTGCTGAAAGTCAGCGATGACGGCATCGGCATGGCACCGGAGCAGGTAGCCGCACTGCTGCAAAACGAACCCAGCGACCGCACCGGCATCGGCATCAAAAACGTCAACGAC